From Chloroflexota bacterium, a single genomic window includes:
- a CDS encoding DNRLRE domain-containing protein: MKTFAPWVRIPLTLALILTGLAATFLVEQQDLHSEAQAHQDIMARSYSGQHGYLAGAHAGVPCAGTPEPGATLIVLQQGVDGYTGAEDTTLHRDFPDDNFADKWYLRVGMRRKDSALIRFDLSVIPPGSRIVCAVLSLYAERWSGAPFELDVGVYNVKRNWIANEATWSWAQAWTPWEVGGCNGPSDREQTPESEVTVTNIFTWYDFDLTRVVDGWVNGWLPNYGVSIQAVDEWDNDILYFDSSNDVNDFGSIEHRPKFFILYVPPPTPTPTDTPTETPTPTATQTATATSTATPTETAIPTETPTATSTATATASPTHTNTPTSTPTDTPTATPTETATPIATPTATATPTSTPTPTPRRLYIPVLFNNYSQRCAEWGYTFREEFNDPALNGWAVSLDGGQQLVSGGILYQWTQPFIDRFPLLWRNDLFVGAGDDFAFEARFRYSDFTAYGTTIALNSTPFDGSRVPSSELLPPGVENILNIHHVVDPAGNVYRFDISLFKGSVKWMGTPGDTNWHEVRITLEQGDLYTLYVDGLLVGSVRSAIRPTSVYIGNPTIQRWPGAWTRLYVDYLRISRCLRWGLE; this comes from the coding sequence ATGAAAACATTTGCTCCCTGGGTGCGTATACCCTTGACCCTCGCTCTCATTTTAACGGGACTGGCAGCCACATTCCTCGTTGAGCAACAGGACCTCCATAGCGAGGCGCAGGCTCATCAAGACATCATGGCCCGCTCCTATAGCGGCCAACATGGCTATCTTGCAGGCGCTCATGCCGGCGTTCCCTGCGCGGGCACTCCAGAGCCTGGCGCAACTTTGATCGTATTGCAACAGGGTGTTGATGGTTACACTGGTGCCGAAGATACGACACTCCATAGAGATTTCCCCGATGACAACTTTGCAGACAAATGGTATCTCCGGGTGGGCATGCGACGTAAAGATAGTGCGTTGATTCGCTTCGATTTGTCGGTCATCCCACCTGGCTCCCGCATCGTTTGCGCGGTGCTGTCGCTGTATGCGGAACGCTGGAGTGGAGCCCCGTTTGAGCTGGATGTTGGTGTTTACAATGTGAAACGCAATTGGATTGCCAATGAGGCTACATGGTCATGGGCCCAAGCCTGGACGCCGTGGGAAGTGGGCGGATGCAATGGCCCTAGTGACCGCGAACAGACGCCAGAGTCAGAAGTAACGGTTACGAACATCTTCACATGGTATGACTTTGACCTGACTCGTGTAGTGGATGGTTGGGTAAATGGCTGGCTGCCCAATTACGGTGTGTCCATACAGGCTGTGGATGAATGGGATAACGACATCCTCTATTTCGACAGTTCGAACGATGTCAATGATTTTGGTTCGATTGAGCACCGCCCCAAGTTTTTCATCCTGTATGTTCCACCGCCCACCCCAACGCCGACGGATACCCCAACGGAGACGCCAACGCCTACTGCCACGCAGACAGCCACAGCTACATCTACGGCAACGCCTACAGAGACTGCCATACCTACCGAAACACCCACTGCTACGTCTACGGCTACTGCAACCGCCTCCCCAACGCACACCAATACGCCTACCTCCACGCCAACTGATACACCAACAGCCACGCCAACGGAAACTGCCACTCCCATAGCGACCCCCACCGCTACAGCTACACCGACGAGTACCCCCACGCCTACCCCACGCCGACTCTACATACCCGTACTATTCAATAACTACTCCCAACGCTGCGCAGAGTGGGGATACACGTTCCGGGAGGAGTTCAACGATCCCGCATTGAATGGCTGGGCCGTCAGCCTGGATGGCGGTCAACAACTAGTAAGCGGGGGCATACTCTACCAATGGACACAACCATTCATAGATCGCTTCCCGCTGCTGTGGCGCAACGATCTCTTTGTGGGGGCAGGCGATGACTTTGCCTTCGAAGCGCGTTTCCGCTATTCGGATTTCACTGCCTATGGCACGACCATTGCTTTGAACTCGACACCCTTTGATGGCAGTCGCGTGCCTTCCTCCGAGTTATTGCCACCGGGCGTTGAGAACATCCTGAACATCCATCATGTGGTGGACCCGGCAGGAAATGTATACCGCTTTGACATCTCGCTGTTCAAGGGAAGTGTGAAGTGGATGGGCACTCCGGGGGACACGAACTGGCACGAGGTGCGCATCACCTTGGAACAAGGGGATCTCTATACCCTGTACGTGGATGGTCTATTGGTTGGCTCAGTTAGGTCAGCGATACGTCCGACGAGCGTATACATCGGCAATCCTACTATCCAGAGATGGCCAGGAGCATGGACGCGGCTGTATGTGGATTACCTGCGTATCTCACGCTGCTTGAGGTGGGGGCTTGAGTAG
- a CDS encoding DUF1028 domain-containing protein, giving the protein MDTKAFYPSDFAHTFSIVARDAQTGQLGVAVQSHWFSVGRLVCWAEAGVGAVATQALVQVSYGPLGLERMRRGFSAPEALAELLSADEGREMRQVAMVDAQGRVAAHTGTQCIAEAGHEVGEGFSVQANMMANNQVWPAMSHAFRQAQGDLAERMLTALEAAQNAGGDVRGKQSAALLIVAGEPTPEPWTGVLVELRVEDHPEPLVELRRLLNLHRAYEHMNQGDALLGENRTEEALAEYRLAAQMAPDIPELPFWHAVTLADLGCLEEALPIFREVFARDPNLTLLLQRLPASGLLHADEQVITRILNEAKR; this is encoded by the coding sequence ATGGATACCAAAGCTTTTTACCCTTCGGATTTCGCACATACGTTTTCCATCGTCGCCCGTGATGCCCAGACGGGACAGCTCGGCGTAGCGGTGCAATCACACTGGTTTTCTGTGGGCAGGCTAGTCTGTTGGGCAGAAGCAGGTGTGGGAGCAGTGGCCACTCAGGCCTTGGTCCAGGTAAGTTACGGCCCTCTGGGTCTGGAAAGGATGCGCAGAGGCTTTTCTGCTCCCGAAGCGTTAGCTGAACTCTTATCCGCAGATGAGGGGCGGGAGATGCGCCAGGTGGCTATGGTGGATGCACAGGGACGTGTGGCGGCACACACGGGTACACAGTGCATCGCGGAGGCTGGACATGAGGTTGGTGAGGGGTTCAGCGTCCAAGCCAATATGATGGCCAATAATCAGGTCTGGCCAGCTATGTCCCATGCCTTCCGACAGGCGCAGGGAGACCTGGCTGAGCGTATGCTGACGGCACTGGAAGCAGCACAGAATGCTGGTGGTGACGTGCGCGGCAAGCAGAGCGCTGCCCTGCTCATCGTCGCTGGCGAGCCAACCCCTGAGCCATGGACAGGCGTGCTCGTAGAACTCCGTGTGGAAGATCACCCTGAGCCCTTGGTGGAATTGCGGCGGTTGCTAAACCTGCATCGGGCTTACGAGCACATGAACCAGGGCGATGCGCTGCTAGGGGAGAACCGAACCGAAGAGGCGCTGGCAGAATACCGCCTCGCTGCGCAGATGGCACCTGACATCCCTGAGTTACCATTCTGGCACGCCGTGACCTTGGCCGACTTAGGCTGCTTAGAGGAAGCGTTGCCCATCTTCCGCGAGGTGTTTGCTCGTGACCCGAATCTGACACTGCTGCTACAGCGTCTACCGGCCTCTGGTCTGCTGCACGCAGATGAGCAGGTGATAACCCGTATTCTCAACGAGGCAAAGCGCTGA
- a CDS encoding putative C-S lyase has protein sequence MTTCDFDQLIDRCGTDSEKWSRYPREALPLWVADMDFRVPEPLIQALRQRVEHGIFGYGREPPELREVITTRLRRLYGWQVEPEALLFLPGVVIGFNLTCQALTSPGDGVLVQTPGYPPILQAPLNARCTRDEMELTCGADGRYTVDFDRFEGSITPRTRVFILCNPHNPVGRAFSQEELERMAEICLRHNIVICSDEIHCDFLFSGTRHLPIASLAPEIAKRTVTLMAPSKTFNIPGLRFAVGIVPDKELREKLCAAKRGLVGEPDIMSYLAALVAYRDCQPWLEELLRYLEANRDFILQYVHQNLRGIKMTKPEATYLAWLDCRQSGIPGNPQQFFLEKARVALNDGLDYGRGGEGFVRLNFGCPRSTLTEALHRMEEALTTL, from the coding sequence ATGACAACCTGCGACTTTGACCAATTGATTGACCGCTGTGGTACCGACAGCGAAAAGTGGAGCCGTTACCCCCGCGAGGCACTGCCGCTATGGGTAGCGGACATGGATTTCCGCGTGCCCGAGCCGCTGATTCAGGCTCTGCGCCAGCGTGTGGAGCATGGCATCTTTGGCTACGGGCGTGAGCCACCGGAACTGCGCGAGGTCATCACCACGCGCCTGCGCAGGCTATATGGTTGGCAGGTAGAACCGGAGGCGCTGCTCTTCCTGCCTGGTGTGGTCATTGGCTTCAACCTGACTTGTCAGGCACTGACCTCACCGGGCGATGGCGTGCTTGTCCAGACTCCGGGCTATCCTCCTATCCTCCAAGCTCCGCTCAATGCGCGATGCACTCGCGATGAAATGGAATTGACCTGCGGCGCAGATGGGCGGTACACAGTGGATTTCGACCGTTTCGAGGGAAGCATCACCCCACGAACGCGCGTCTTCATTCTGTGTAACCCACACAATCCTGTGGGACGGGCATTTTCGCAGGAAGAACTGGAGCGTATGGCTGAAATCTGCTTGCGGCATAACATCGTGATCTGTTCGGATGAGATTCACTGCGATTTTCTCTTTAGTGGCACCCGCCATTTGCCCATCGCTTCATTGGCTCCGGAGATAGCCAAGCGGACTGTTACTTTGATGGCTCCGAGCAAGACGTTCAACATACCGGGCTTGCGCTTCGCAGTGGGCATCGTGCCGGATAAGGAATTGAGAGAGAAGCTGTGCGCAGCCAAGAGGGGTCTGGTAGGCGAGCCAGACATCATGAGTTATCTCGCCGCTTTGGTCGCGTACCGTGATTGCCAACCCTGGCTGGAGGAATTGTTGCGTTATCTAGAGGCCAACCGTGACTTTATCCTGCAATACGTGCATCAGAACCTGCGTGGGATCAAAATGACCAAGCCGGAGGCTACTTACTTGGCTTGGTTGGACTGCCGTCAGTCGGGAATCCCAGGCAACCCCCAGCAGTTCTTCCTGGAGAAAGCACGGGTTGCACTGAACGACGGCCTAGATTACGGCCGAGGCGGTGAGGGATTTGTGCGGCTCAACTTTGGCTGTCCGCGCAGCACCTTGACCGAAGCACTGCATCGCATGGAGGAGGCTCTCACTACACTGTGA
- a CDS encoding YdcF family protein — protein MVKRVKAGPWLALLTVIVGSTLVAFPTWTLTARYEQRIYHSVEEVPPKPVAVVFGAGYWPDGTPSDVMKDRVEAAIALYRSGRVRKILFSGDNRFVHYNEPAKMREYALSLGLPDDAIVLDYAGRRTYDTCYRARDIFGLRDVVLVTQRYHLPRALYISERLGLHAVGYVADHRTYPHIREYWLREVPALWMAWWDLSVTYPIPVLGDPIPIVTDG, from the coding sequence GTGGTTAAAAGAGTGAAAGCGGGACCCTGGCTTGCTCTGCTCACTGTCATTGTGGGCTCTACCCTGGTAGCCTTTCCCACCTGGACGCTGACCGCGCGCTATGAGCAGCGCATCTATCACAGTGTCGAGGAAGTGCCACCAAAGCCTGTGGCTGTGGTCTTTGGCGCAGGATACTGGCCGGATGGTACGCCCAGCGATGTGATGAAGGATCGCGTCGAGGCAGCCATTGCGCTGTACCGCTCCGGACGCGTGCGCAAAATCCTTTTCAGCGGTGACAATCGTTTCGTGCACTACAATGAACCAGCCAAGATGCGGGAATATGCACTGAGCCTAGGGCTGCCCGATGACGCCATTGTTCTGGACTATGCCGGGCGACGTACCTATGACACCTGCTACCGTGCTCGGGATATCTTTGGCTTGCGCGATGTAGTGCTGGTGACACAGCGTTACCACCTCCCGCGCGCTTTGTACATCTCCGAGCGCCTGGGTTTACATGCCGTGGGCTACGTTGCGGATCACAGGACTTATCCTCACATCCGTGAGTACTGGCTACGTGAGGTTCCTGCGCTCTGGATGGCATGGTGGGATCTGAGTGTGACCTATCCCATCCCTGTATTGGGCGACCCCATTCCCATTGTCACGGATGGCTAA
- a CDS encoding ABC transporter permease, producing MTERLRQRLSSQSPWVSGLRMFVRNRMAMFGTAVIFIWAIVAIAAPLIAPYDALAQKVEDRLSPPSAQHLFGTDELGRDVFSRVVYGARISLPVGLVVILFSMLMGAFVGALAGYLGGIFDLLVMRVADITLAFPSIVLALAIASVLGPSLKNAVIAMILVWWPEYARLMRGQVLSVKHNDYVMAAQAIGVPQKRILSRHIIPNTSAPIIIKASLDAGSAILNIAALSFIGLGAVPPTPEWGAMISLGRFKFYQWWLTTFPGLAVLSVVLGFNFLGDGLRDAFDPRLRGV from the coding sequence ATGACGGAGCGACTCCGGCAGCGGCTTTCTTCCCAATCGCCTTGGGTAAGCGGACTGCGCATGTTTGTACGCAACCGCATGGCCATGTTTGGGACAGCGGTGATTTTCATCTGGGCCATTGTCGCTATCGCTGCGCCACTTATTGCCCCTTACGACGCCCTGGCACAGAAGGTCGAAGACCGACTGAGTCCACCTTCGGCACAGCACCTTTTTGGCACTGATGAACTGGGTCGTGATGTGTTCAGCCGTGTAGTTTATGGAGCGCGCATCTCGCTACCAGTGGGTTTGGTGGTAATCCTGTTTTCGATGCTCATGGGTGCTTTCGTGGGAGCACTGGCTGGTTACCTTGGCGGCATCTTTGACCTGCTGGTCATGCGCGTGGCAGATATTACGCTGGCATTTCCCTCCATCGTGCTGGCTCTGGCTATCGCTTCAGTGCTCGGTCCCAGCCTGAAGAATGCTGTAATTGCCATGATCTTGGTATGGTGGCCAGAGTACGCACGTCTGATGCGTGGACAAGTGCTCAGTGTGAAGCATAATGACTACGTGATGGCTGCACAGGCAATTGGAGTGCCTCAGAAGCGCATTCTGAGCCGACACATCATCCCCAACACGAGCGCTCCCATTATCATCAAAGCCTCGCTGGATGCCGGCAGCGCAATTCTGAACATTGCTGCTCTCAGTTTCATTGGATTGGGAGCCGTGCCGCCCACGCCGGAATGGGGAGCGATGATCTCGCTAGGCCGTTTCAAATTCTACCAATGGTGGTTGACTACATTCCCTGGCCTGGCTGTGCTCAGCGTGGTCTTGGGTTTTAATTTCCTCGGCGATGGATTGCGCGATGCGTTTGATCCGCGTCTGCGAGGCGTTTAG
- a CDS encoding ABC transporter permease, which produces MGLSTHIIRRLLLVIPMLIGVTLLTFLVSRVVPADPLVVIVSEKALDHPDIVEAAIRKWGLDKPLPQQYLYYVWNLAHGDLGVSFKTKRPVAQDLAQYLPATVELSVASLLFATAVGLPLGILAAVKAGSWIDHLARFISLLGASMPPFWSGLMALFLFYFKARILPGPGRIDARAATPHGITGLYLLDTFLLGDTNAFADALRHLILPSVILGWFTLAIICRITRSSLLEVLRMDYIRTARAKGLHERVVLLRHALRNAFIPTLTTMGLAFAGLMTGAIMTETIFAWPGIGRYAVEAAVNLDYPAVLGTTLLIALIYIFVNLIVDILYGVIDPRIREA; this is translated from the coding sequence ATGGGTCTATCTACGCACATCATCCGCCGTCTGCTATTGGTTATTCCAATGCTGATTGGCGTGACCTTGTTGACTTTTCTCGTTTCGCGTGTGGTGCCAGCGGATCCTCTCGTGGTCATTGTCAGCGAAAAGGCATTGGACCACCCAGACATCGTGGAAGCCGCGATCCGCAAATGGGGATTGGATAAACCTCTGCCCCAACAGTACCTGTACTACGTGTGGAACCTAGCACATGGTGATCTGGGTGTTTCCTTCAAAACCAAGAGGCCAGTAGCGCAGGACCTGGCACAGTACCTGCCAGCCACCGTGGAATTATCTGTGGCCTCATTGCTCTTTGCCACGGCAGTGGGGCTGCCGTTGGGGATTTTAGCGGCAGTCAAAGCCGGTAGCTGGATAGACCACCTGGCTCGCTTTATCTCCCTGCTCGGAGCATCCATGCCCCCATTTTGGTCCGGGTTGATGGCATTGTTCTTGTTTTATTTCAAAGCGCGCATTCTGCCAGGTCCAGGGCGTATTGATGCCCGCGCTGCCACTCCACATGGAATCACCGGATTGTACTTGCTGGATACCTTCCTGCTCGGCGACACGAATGCCTTTGCCGATGCCTTGCGTCATCTCATCCTACCATCGGTGATCCTGGGTTGGTTCACCTTGGCCATCATCTGCCGTATCACCCGTTCTTCTCTGCTGGAAGTGTTGCGCATGGATTACATCCGCACCGCTCGTGCCAAGGGGTTGCACGAGCGTGTGGTGCTGCTACGGCATGCCTTGCGCAATGCCTTCATCCCCACGCTGACTACCATGGGGTTAGCTTTTGCCGGGCTGATGACCGGCGCCATCATGACCGAGACCATTTTCGCCTGGCCCGGCATTGGACGCTATGCCGTGGAGGCGGCAGTGAACTTGGATTACCCGGCTGTGCTGGGGACAACCCTGCTTATTGCCCTGATTTACATCTTTGTCAACCTCATTGTGGACATCCTGTACGGTGTGATCGACCCACGCATTCGAGAGGCGTAA
- a CDS encoding ABC transporter substrate-binding protein, with amino-acid sequence MKFVRLSLTLILVTALVVTLAACAPRATPTPVPLPTLVMVMNMDDVVTLDPHHAYETTNLMIHNSTYDTLVEFRAGDLTKVAPRLADRWEVSADGLTYTFYLHPGVKFTSGNPVTAEDVRFSWMRLKNIKDNPAFYADIVADVQVVNDTTVKVILTEPSPAFLAICAAPAMCIVDSKVVKEHGGTDAADADQTDKAKDWLDQNSAGSGPFILTKWTPKAEIILEANPNYWRGKPKLGKVIIKHVADPTTALQMLQRGDADMVESLDVDLVEQAKADPNLQVIIGQTLNQNYLAMTSNPELSKPLSDKRVRQAIALSVDYDGLIKALLRGYGSRAPSIIPLGILGVDPAMTQGRNLEKAKALLKEAGYEKGFEVELCYGSNPVRETIAAKLKSDLAEVGITVNLKPMEQSVYLSEMRAQKLAFCFGGWTPDYLDPTMWTDYFSYHDRGIAKRMWYNNPEAERYAKIVGTELDPAKREQAIKDLQKVLMDDMPFTMLYQNQQIVAMNKAVKGFAYHPVHFVSFFDLSK; translated from the coding sequence ATGAAATTCGTACGCTTGAGCCTAACTCTTATTCTCGTGACCGCGCTGGTCGTAACCCTGGCCGCATGTGCCCCCAGAGCAACCCCTACTCCTGTCCCGTTGCCCACTTTGGTCATGGTCATGAACATGGATGATGTCGTGACGCTAGATCCCCACCACGCTTATGAAACAACTAACCTGATGATTCATAACTCCACCTACGACACCCTAGTCGAATTCCGCGCCGGCGACCTGACCAAAGTAGCTCCACGCCTAGCCGACAGATGGGAGGTCTCTGCAGATGGACTGACTTATACCTTCTACTTACACCCAGGGGTCAAATTCACTTCAGGCAATCCAGTCACGGCTGAGGATGTGCGCTTCTCGTGGATGCGCCTGAAGAACATCAAAGACAACCCTGCCTTTTATGCTGACATTGTCGCTGATGTCCAGGTGGTGAATGACACCACCGTGAAAGTCATCTTGACCGAGCCTTCGCCGGCATTCTTGGCCATTTGCGCCGCGCCTGCGATGTGCATTGTGGACAGCAAAGTGGTCAAGGAACATGGCGGAACAGATGCGGCTGATGCCGATCAAACCGATAAGGCCAAGGATTGGCTGGACCAGAATTCAGCCGGCAGTGGCCCTTTCATCCTTACCAAATGGACACCAAAAGCAGAAATCATCCTGGAAGCCAATCCGAACTACTGGCGGGGCAAACCGAAACTGGGCAAGGTGATTATCAAGCACGTGGCTGATCCCACTACCGCCCTGCAAATGCTGCAGCGCGGTGATGCCGATATGGTGGAGAGCCTGGACGTTGACCTGGTGGAGCAGGCCAAGGCAGACCCCAACCTTCAGGTAATCATTGGCCAGACCTTGAACCAGAACTACTTGGCCATGACCTCCAATCCAGAGCTATCTAAGCCATTATCGGATAAGCGGGTGCGACAGGCTATTGCCCTGAGCGTTGATTACGACGGGTTGATCAAAGCCTTGCTCCGTGGCTACGGCAGTCGGGCGCCCAGCATTATCCCGCTGGGCATCCTGGGTGTGGATCCAGCCATGACCCAAGGCCGTAACCTGGAAAAAGCCAAAGCGTTGCTCAAGGAAGCGGGCTATGAGAAGGGCTTCGAAGTGGAGCTCTGCTATGGCTCGAACCCGGTGCGCGAGACCATCGCTGCCAAATTGAAGAGCGATTTGGCTGAAGTAGGCATCACGGTCAACTTGAAGCCCATGGAACAGAGTGTCTATCTGAGCGAGATGCGTGCTCAGAAGCTAGCCTTTTGCTTCGGCGGGTGGACCCCTGATTACCTTGACCCCACCATGTGGACCGATTATTTCTCCTACCACGACCGCGGCATAGCCAAACGCATGTGGTACAATAACCCAGAGGCTGAACGCTATGCCAAAATCGTCGGCACCGAACTCGATCCAGCCAAGCGCGAACAAGCGATCAAAGATCTGCAGAAAGTGCTCATGGATGACATGCCATTCACTATGCTCTACCAGAACCAACAGATCGTGGCGATGAACAAAGCTGTGAAGGGCTTTGCCTATCATCCAGTGCACTTTGTCAGTTTCTTTGACCTTAGCAAATAA
- a CDS encoding DUF5058 family protein, translating into MDWKAIANAPWLWFCGFVQAAIGVGQAWYFLRLATRLLEKHGGYKSKDITAIVRGALITAFGPIMAEIFVMMALIIAISPAYAWQREGVGVGSVFTELVQVSNAAVGVGQEFGQPSFNIIGFAAAMVVVNISCIGWSLGAALFTPYLGKARDRLSGGDPRLLAVISVASTLGIFGYYAANEIKKGGGRPTAVVAGALLSMFLFKLADWLKVPRLKEWALGIAMFGGMYIAHLLGS; encoded by the coding sequence ATGGACTGGAAAGCAATAGCCAATGCTCCTTGGCTTTGGTTCTGTGGGTTCGTTCAGGCTGCCATTGGTGTTGGCCAGGCCTGGTATTTCTTGAGGCTGGCGACCAGGCTTCTGGAAAAGCACGGGGGCTACAAGTCGAAGGACATCACGGCCATCGTCCGAGGAGCCCTTATTACGGCCTTCGGTCCCATCATGGCGGAGATCTTTGTCATGATGGCCCTAATCATCGCCATCAGCCCGGCCTATGCCTGGCAGCGCGAAGGAGTGGGGGTTGGTTCAGTCTTCACTGAGTTGGTTCAGGTGTCCAATGCGGCTGTCGGCGTCGGACAGGAGTTTGGACAGCCCAGTTTCAACATCATTGGATTCGCTGCAGCCATGGTCGTGGTCAATATCTCCTGTATTGGTTGGTCCCTAGGGGCAGCACTCTTCACTCCTTACCTAGGCAAGGCTCGTGACAGGCTATCAGGAGGCGATCCTCGCCTGCTGGCGGTTATCAGCGTTGCCAGCACGCTCGGAATCTTTGGTTACTACGCCGCCAACGAGATAAAGAAAGGAGGCGGACGCCCTACAGCAGTGGTTGCTGGCGCGCTGCTCTCCATGTTCCTGTTCAAACTGGCTGATTGGCTCAAAGTGCCACGTCTGAAGGAATGGGCACTGGGCATTGCCATGTTTGGCGGCATGTATATTGCTCATCTTTTGGGAAGCTAA